The Oryzias melastigma strain HK-1 linkage group LG3, ASM292280v2, whole genome shotgun sequence genome contains a region encoding:
- the stk33 gene encoding serine/threonine-protein kinase 33 isoform X1, whose translation MLQGFGRSSPTELDRRVPITRLKDNEDIRDIYEIGRQLGHGTFGAVYETTQIKTQSKWAIKMVCRPTPGSPKVEMLDNEIDILRQVNHPHIIRLEAIYSTAKMMYLVTELCEGGDLKHLLQQKMYFTEDETRKIIHCLADAVTYLHMRNIVHRDLKLENILLKNPINEDNGEMDVKVADFGLSIKKKSMGIERMMSETCGTLIYMAPEVLKGNDYSQLCDAWSIGVIMFMLLCGEPPFVSKTRENLLKKIESRDLIFSQPIWDSISDAAKYILTNLLKAEPVFRMSPSDLLGSSWFRGDTTVPSGPNNIVEMMGACLEEEEAGKQTAEVSPLTSPEVTLEPSLASLALSDETHGNHGSHAKTCAQRDVSPCIPTTSTAQPKRNVGRPAQDQNINDTVRMGNQTKFHLRKASSTQLGAKPRKHPVKKVFRSAQKLTPDSEASPGRVPFSSKTQLTCENPKIVCTKSPIQSKIQK comes from the exons ATGCTTCAGGGGTTTGGACGGAGCAGCCCCACCGAGCTGGACAGGCGCGTGCCAATCACACGCCTCAAAGATAATGAAGACATCAGG GACATTTATGAAATCGGAAGACAGTTGGGTCACGGTACCTTCGGAGCTGTTTATGAAACCACCCAGATTAAGACCCAGTCAAAATGGGCTATTAAAATGGTCTGCAGACCCACG CCAGGCAGTCCAAAGGTGGAGATGTTGGATAACGAAATAGACATCCTCAGACAAGTGAATCATCCACATATCATACGACTTGAGGCCATCTACAGCACAGCCAAG ATGATGTATTTGGTCACCGAGCTGTGTGAAGGAGGTGACCTGAagcatctgctgcagcagaaaatgtACTTCACGGAGGATGAGACCAGAAAAATAATACACTGTTTGGCTGACGCTGTCACTTACCTTCATATGAGaa ACATTGTGCACCGAGACTTGAAACTTGAGAACATTCTTCTGAAAAATCCTATCAATGAGGATAACGGCGAGATGGATGTCAAG GTGGCAGACTTTGGATTATCGATAAAGAAGAAAAGTATGGGGATTGAGAGGATGATGAGCGAAACATGTGGGACCCTCATCTACATGG CACCTGAGGTGTTAAAGGGAAATGATTATAGTCAGTTGTGTGATGCATGGAGCATAGGAGTCATCATGTTTATGCT GCTGTGCGGAGAACCTCCATTTGTCTCCAAAACCAGAGAGAACCTTCTCAAGAAGATCGAGAGCAGAGACCTCATATTTTCCCAACCCATTTGGGATAGCATAAGCGATGCAG CAAAGTACATCCTGACTAACCTCCTGAAGGCGGAGCCTGTCTTCCGCATGTCACCTTCTGATCTGCTGGGCAGCTCCTGGTTTCGA GGTGATACTACAGTTCCTTCTGGTCCAAACAACATTGTGGAGATGATGGGGGCCTGcttggaagaggaagagg CAGGAAAACAGACAGCTGAGGTCTCTCCCCTCACCTCTCCTGAGGTCACCCTGGAGCCATCCTTGGCCTCTTTAGCCCTTTCAGATGAGACACACGGCAACCATGGTAGCCATGCTAAGACCTGCGCCCAAAGAGACGTCAGCCCGTGCATACCTACCACATCCACTGCACAG CCTAAAAGGAATGTTGGCAGACCAGCGCAGGACCAGAACATCAATGACACAGTCAGGATGGGAAACCAGACAAAG TTTCACCTGCGAAAAGCATCATCCACACAGCTGGGTGCAAAACCACGCAAGCATCCGGTCAAGAAGGTGTTTCGCTCTGCACAGAAACTGACCCCTGACTCAGAGGCGAGTCCCGGAAGGGTCCCGTTTTCCAGTAAAACACAACTAACCTGCGAAAACCCAAAGATCGTTTGCACAAAGAGTCCCATTCAGagtaaaatccaaaaataa
- the stk33 gene encoding serine/threonine-protein kinase 33 isoform X5, protein MLQGFGRSSPTELDRRVPITRLKDNEDIRDIYEIGRQLGHGTFGAVYETTQIKTQSKWAIKMVCRPTPGSPKVEMLDNEIDILRQVNHPHIIRLEAIYSTAKMMYLVTELCEGGDLKHLLQQKMYFTEDETRKIIHCLADAVTYLHMRNIVHRDLKLENILLKNPINEDNGEMDVKVADFGLSIKKKSMGIERMMSETCGTLIYMAPEVLKGNDYSQLCDAWSIGVIMFMLLCGEPPFVSKTRENLLKKIESRDLIFSQPIWDSISDAAKYILTNLLKAEPVFRMSPSDLLGSSWFRGDTTVPSGPNNIVEMMGACLEEEEAGKQTAEVSPLTSPEVTLEPSLASLALSDETHGNHGSHAKTCAQRDVSPCIPTTSTAQPKRNVGRPAQDQNINDTVRMGNQTKEGGVEVVKRT, encoded by the exons ATGCTTCAGGGGTTTGGACGGAGCAGCCCCACCGAGCTGGACAGGCGCGTGCCAATCACACGCCTCAAAGATAATGAAGACATCAGG GACATTTATGAAATCGGAAGACAGTTGGGTCACGGTACCTTCGGAGCTGTTTATGAAACCACCCAGATTAAGACCCAGTCAAAATGGGCTATTAAAATGGTCTGCAGACCCACG CCAGGCAGTCCAAAGGTGGAGATGTTGGATAACGAAATAGACATCCTCAGACAAGTGAATCATCCACATATCATACGACTTGAGGCCATCTACAGCACAGCCAAG ATGATGTATTTGGTCACCGAGCTGTGTGAAGGAGGTGACCTGAagcatctgctgcagcagaaaatgtACTTCACGGAGGATGAGACCAGAAAAATAATACACTGTTTGGCTGACGCTGTCACTTACCTTCATATGAGaa ACATTGTGCACCGAGACTTGAAACTTGAGAACATTCTTCTGAAAAATCCTATCAATGAGGATAACGGCGAGATGGATGTCAAG GTGGCAGACTTTGGATTATCGATAAAGAAGAAAAGTATGGGGATTGAGAGGATGATGAGCGAAACATGTGGGACCCTCATCTACATGG CACCTGAGGTGTTAAAGGGAAATGATTATAGTCAGTTGTGTGATGCATGGAGCATAGGAGTCATCATGTTTATGCT GCTGTGCGGAGAACCTCCATTTGTCTCCAAAACCAGAGAGAACCTTCTCAAGAAGATCGAGAGCAGAGACCTCATATTTTCCCAACCCATTTGGGATAGCATAAGCGATGCAG CAAAGTACATCCTGACTAACCTCCTGAAGGCGGAGCCTGTCTTCCGCATGTCACCTTCTGATCTGCTGGGCAGCTCCTGGTTTCGA GGTGATACTACAGTTCCTTCTGGTCCAAACAACATTGTGGAGATGATGGGGGCCTGcttggaagaggaagagg CAGGAAAACAGACAGCTGAGGTCTCTCCCCTCACCTCTCCTGAGGTCACCCTGGAGCCATCCTTGGCCTCTTTAGCCCTTTCAGATGAGACACACGGCAACCATGGTAGCCATGCTAAGACCTGCGCCCAAAGAGACGTCAGCCCGTGCATACCTACCACATCCACTGCACAG CCTAAAAGGAATGTTGGCAGACCAGCGCAGGACCAGAACATCAATGACACAGTCAGGATGGGAAACCAGACAAAG GAAGGAGGAGTAGAAGTGGTGAAGAGGACCTGA
- the stk33 gene encoding serine/threonine-protein kinase 33 isoform X4: MLQGFGRSSPTELDRRVPITRLKDNEDIRDIYEIGRQLGHGTFGAVYETTQIKTQSKWAIKMVCRPTPGSPKVEMLDNEIDILRQVNHPHIIRLEAIYSTAKMMYLVTELCEGGDLKHLLQQKMYFTEDETRKIIHCLADAVTYLHMRNIVHRDLKLENILLKNPINEDNGEMDVKVADFGLSIKKKSMGIERMMSETCGTLIYMAPEVLKGNDYSQLCDAWSIGVIMFMLLCGEPPFVSKTRENLLKKIESRDLIFSQPIWDSISDAAKYILTNLLKAEPVFRMSPSDLLGSSWFRGDTTVPSGPNNIVEMMGACLEEEEAGKQTAEVSPLTSPEVTLEPSLASLALSDETHGNHGSHAKTCAQRDVSPCIPTTSTAQPKRNVGRPAQDQNINDTVRMGNQTKKNCHKGWLRSI, translated from the exons ATGCTTCAGGGGTTTGGACGGAGCAGCCCCACCGAGCTGGACAGGCGCGTGCCAATCACACGCCTCAAAGATAATGAAGACATCAGG GACATTTATGAAATCGGAAGACAGTTGGGTCACGGTACCTTCGGAGCTGTTTATGAAACCACCCAGATTAAGACCCAGTCAAAATGGGCTATTAAAATGGTCTGCAGACCCACG CCAGGCAGTCCAAAGGTGGAGATGTTGGATAACGAAATAGACATCCTCAGACAAGTGAATCATCCACATATCATACGACTTGAGGCCATCTACAGCACAGCCAAG ATGATGTATTTGGTCACCGAGCTGTGTGAAGGAGGTGACCTGAagcatctgctgcagcagaaaatgtACTTCACGGAGGATGAGACCAGAAAAATAATACACTGTTTGGCTGACGCTGTCACTTACCTTCATATGAGaa ACATTGTGCACCGAGACTTGAAACTTGAGAACATTCTTCTGAAAAATCCTATCAATGAGGATAACGGCGAGATGGATGTCAAG GTGGCAGACTTTGGATTATCGATAAAGAAGAAAAGTATGGGGATTGAGAGGATGATGAGCGAAACATGTGGGACCCTCATCTACATGG CACCTGAGGTGTTAAAGGGAAATGATTATAGTCAGTTGTGTGATGCATGGAGCATAGGAGTCATCATGTTTATGCT GCTGTGCGGAGAACCTCCATTTGTCTCCAAAACCAGAGAGAACCTTCTCAAGAAGATCGAGAGCAGAGACCTCATATTTTCCCAACCCATTTGGGATAGCATAAGCGATGCAG CAAAGTACATCCTGACTAACCTCCTGAAGGCGGAGCCTGTCTTCCGCATGTCACCTTCTGATCTGCTGGGCAGCTCCTGGTTTCGA GGTGATACTACAGTTCCTTCTGGTCCAAACAACATTGTGGAGATGATGGGGGCCTGcttggaagaggaagagg CAGGAAAACAGACAGCTGAGGTCTCTCCCCTCACCTCTCCTGAGGTCACCCTGGAGCCATCCTTGGCCTCTTTAGCCCTTTCAGATGAGACACACGGCAACCATGGTAGCCATGCTAAGACCTGCGCCCAAAGAGACGTCAGCCCGTGCATACCTACCACATCCACTGCACAG CCTAAAAGGAATGTTGGCAGACCAGCGCAGGACCAGAACATCAATGACACAGTCAGGATGGGAAACCAGACAAAG aaaaactgtcaCAAAGGCTGGTTACGCTCCATCTGA
- the stk33 gene encoding serine/threonine-protein kinase 33 isoform X3, with amino-acid sequence MLQGFGRSSPTELDRRVPITRLKDNEDIRDIYEIGRQLGHGTFGAVYETTQIKTQSKWAIKMVCRPTPGSPKVEMLDNEIDILRQVNHPHIIRLEAIYSTAKMMYLVTELCEGGDLKHLLQQKMYFTEDETRKIIHCLADAVTYLHMRNIVHRDLKLENILLKNPINEDNGEMDVKVADFGLSIKKKSMGIERMMSETCGTLIYMAPEVLKGNDYSQLCDAWSIGVIMFMLLCGEPPFVSKTRENLLKKIESRDLIFSQPIWDSISDAAKYILTNLLKAEPVFRMSPSDLLGSSWFRGDTTVPSGPNNIVEMMGACLEEEEAGKQTAEVSPLTSPEVTLEPSLASLALSDETHGNHGSHAKTCAQRDVSPCIPTTSTAQPKRNVGRPAQDQNINDTVRMGNQTKFHLRKASSTQLGAKPRKHPVKKVFRSAQKLTPDSEEGGVEVVKRT; translated from the exons ATGCTTCAGGGGTTTGGACGGAGCAGCCCCACCGAGCTGGACAGGCGCGTGCCAATCACACGCCTCAAAGATAATGAAGACATCAGG GACATTTATGAAATCGGAAGACAGTTGGGTCACGGTACCTTCGGAGCTGTTTATGAAACCACCCAGATTAAGACCCAGTCAAAATGGGCTATTAAAATGGTCTGCAGACCCACG CCAGGCAGTCCAAAGGTGGAGATGTTGGATAACGAAATAGACATCCTCAGACAAGTGAATCATCCACATATCATACGACTTGAGGCCATCTACAGCACAGCCAAG ATGATGTATTTGGTCACCGAGCTGTGTGAAGGAGGTGACCTGAagcatctgctgcagcagaaaatgtACTTCACGGAGGATGAGACCAGAAAAATAATACACTGTTTGGCTGACGCTGTCACTTACCTTCATATGAGaa ACATTGTGCACCGAGACTTGAAACTTGAGAACATTCTTCTGAAAAATCCTATCAATGAGGATAACGGCGAGATGGATGTCAAG GTGGCAGACTTTGGATTATCGATAAAGAAGAAAAGTATGGGGATTGAGAGGATGATGAGCGAAACATGTGGGACCCTCATCTACATGG CACCTGAGGTGTTAAAGGGAAATGATTATAGTCAGTTGTGTGATGCATGGAGCATAGGAGTCATCATGTTTATGCT GCTGTGCGGAGAACCTCCATTTGTCTCCAAAACCAGAGAGAACCTTCTCAAGAAGATCGAGAGCAGAGACCTCATATTTTCCCAACCCATTTGGGATAGCATAAGCGATGCAG CAAAGTACATCCTGACTAACCTCCTGAAGGCGGAGCCTGTCTTCCGCATGTCACCTTCTGATCTGCTGGGCAGCTCCTGGTTTCGA GGTGATACTACAGTTCCTTCTGGTCCAAACAACATTGTGGAGATGATGGGGGCCTGcttggaagaggaagagg CAGGAAAACAGACAGCTGAGGTCTCTCCCCTCACCTCTCCTGAGGTCACCCTGGAGCCATCCTTGGCCTCTTTAGCCCTTTCAGATGAGACACACGGCAACCATGGTAGCCATGCTAAGACCTGCGCCCAAAGAGACGTCAGCCCGTGCATACCTACCACATCCACTGCACAG CCTAAAAGGAATGTTGGCAGACCAGCGCAGGACCAGAACATCAATGACACAGTCAGGATGGGAAACCAGACAAAG TTTCACCTGCGAAAAGCATCATCCACACAGCTGGGTGCAAAACCACGCAAGCATCCGGTCAAGAAGGTGTTTCGCTCTGCACAGAAACTGACCCCTGACTCAGAG GAAGGAGGAGTAGAAGTGGTGAAGAGGACCTGA